The window TAAACATATCCGCCGCATTTGAGGCCGGCTTGACTTCCTGATCAGAGGCACGCCGAACCGGCTTTACAGCCTGCTCCTGCTTGGTTTCATTACTTTGTGGTGTATTTTTAGTCATTACGCACCCGATATTACTAAATATGATAAAAAAATTAACCGGCACCCGGGCCGGTTAATTTTTTATTTGGCAGGCCAGGAGGGTCTCGAACCCCCAACCCTCGGTTTTGGAGACCGATACTCTACCAATTGAGCTACTGGCCTCTAAACTTAAGCGATTACAGAAGATACCACACCGGCACCTACAGTACGGCCGCCTTCGCGAATCGCAAAGCGCAAACCTTCTTCCATGGCGATCGGGGCAATCAGCTCTACGGTGATGGCCACGTTTTCACCCGGCATTACCATTTCCACGCCTTCGCCCAAGGTTACCGCGCCGGTAACGTCGGTGGTGCGGAAGTAGAATTGCGGACGGTAGTTGGCGAAGAACGGGGTATGACGACCACCTTCTTCTTTGCTCAGTACGTATACTTCGGCTTTGAATTTGGTGTGCGGGGTAATGGTGCCCGGCTTGGCCAATACTTGACCGCGCTCTACTTCTTCGCGCTTGGTACCGCGCAGCAATACGCCCACGTTGTCACCGGCCTGACCTTCGTCCAGCAATTTGCGGAACATTTCCACACCGGTACAGGTGGTTTTTTGGGTGTCTTTCAGACCAACGATTTCGATTTCGTCGCCTACGTGGATGATACCGCGCTCTACACGACCGGTTACCACGGTACCGCGGCCTGAGATTGAGAATACGTCTTCAATCGGCAGCAGGAAGGGTTTGTCTACGGCACGTTCCGGTGTCGGAATGTAGCTGTCCAGTGCATCAGCCAAAGCGAAGATGGCAGGTTCGCCGATGTCTGAAGTGTCGCCTTCAAGGGCTTTCAGAGCGGAGCCTTTGATGATCGGGCAGTCGTCGCCCGGGAAGTCGTAGCTGCTCAGCAGGTCGCGGATTTCCATCTCAACCAATTCCAGCAACTCTTCGTCGTCAACCATGTCGCATTTGTTCATGAACACGAGGATATAGGGTACGCCTACTTGGCGGGCCAACAGGATGTGTTCGCGGGTTTGCGGCATGGGGCCGTCGGCAGCAGAACATACCAAGATTGCGCCGTCCATTTGAGCGGCACCGGTAATCATGTTTTTAACGTAGTCGGCGTGACCCGGGCAGTCTACGTGAGCGTAGTGGCGGGTTTCGGTTTCGTATTCTACGTGTGAGGTATTAATGGTAATACCGCGGGCTTTTTCTTCCGGGGCATTGTCGATTTGGTCGTAGGCTTTGGCCGCGCCACCGAATTTTTTTGACAAAATGGTGGTCAATGCTGCGGTCAATGTGGTTTTACCATGGTCAACGTGACCGATGGTGCCAACGTTTACGTGCGGTTTGCTCCGCTCGAATTTTTCTTTAGCCATGGCAATTCTTCCTATCCTAAGCTTTGGTTTGAGTGAAAAATAATCTGGATGGTGCCCATGGGCAGAATTGAACTGCCGACCTCTCCCTTACCAAGGGAGTGCTCTACCCCTGAGCTACATGGGCCTAATTGTATAATACTTAATGGAGCGGGTGAAGGGAATCGAACCCTCACCGTAAGCTTGGAAGGCTTCTGCTCTACCATTGAGCTACACCCGCACTTACTTTTCTCTGCTCCAATATTAAGATTGGATTTTGGTGGAGGGAGAAGGATTCGAACCTTCGAAGCTTACGCAACAGATTTACAGTCTGCCCCCTTTGGCCGCTCGGGAATCCCTCCAAAAGAGAAACGCAATATTATAGACCGGATGATGTGCCGTCAAGCATATTTTTTAATTTTTCTTGAAATCAGATGCAACTTGATAATTTTTAAATATTTTTATTTTTCAGCAATAATCCGCTCATATTTAGCCTGCAAATCCGCTTCGCTTTCGGGATGCTCTTCATCAATTAAAATACAGTCGACAGGGCATACCTGCTGACATTGGGGCTCATCATAATGACCGACGCATTGGGTGCACAGATTAGGGTTGATTTCATAAATCTCTTCACCCTGATAAATGGCATCATTCGGGCATTCGGGCTCGCATACGTCGCAGTTGATGCACTCGTCGGTAATAAAGAGTGACATTGTGCTTTTCCTTTTAGTGTGTTTTCAAAACCGATAACCCGAGATTATAGCATAAACTGCATTTCCGCCTGTTTCTTTATCATCCTTTTCACTCTGATAATAATTCTTAAACACTATTCTATTCAGCCACTTGCACATACAGCCGCAACTCAAAGCGGCTTATACCCGCCTTGCCCTGCCGATGCGCCGTGAGCCAGGACGGCATTTCAGGCAAACGGCCCGCTTCAATGTAAACCATGGCTCCGTTTTTCAGACGGCCTTGTAATAAATCGAACAATTGTGGCCATTGCTGCCAGGCAAACGGCGGATCAAGAAACACCACATCAAACTGCTGCTGTGTTTGCTGCAAATACAACAGGCCGTCTGAAACTACTATTTCCACCTGCGGCAACGCCAGTGTTTGCCGCGCCTGCTGCAATATACGCGCAGTTTGCCGGTTGCTTTCCACCATCACCACCTTAGCCGCACGGCGTGATGCTGCTTCCAACCCCAACGCACCGCTGCCGGAAAATAAGTCCAACACGCTTTTACCGGTGAGATCCTGCCCCAGCCAATTGAACACCTGCTCACGCACCCTGTCGGGCGTAGGGCGCAAGCCTTCGGCATCGGCAAACGCCAATTTGCGGCCGCGATGTGTGCCGCCGACAATGCGGACTTGGTTGCTGTATTTGCTACTCTTCATTCCTTGCTTTCATCAAAATAGGCCGTCTGAAAGCCAATACGCTTTCAGACGGCCTATTTTACCAATCAAACGACTTAATTATCCATACCGGCCATTTTGCGTAACAGCTCGATCTCCTTATCTTTTTGCGCCAATAATTCTTGATAATGAGCCAATTGCAGCTTCAACACCTTTATTTCAGCTGAATTATCCCCTATTAAATAAGAAATATCGCCACCACTCTCATCCCCTTCATTAATTTGCAGCACCAATCCCCCTTTGCCAGCATGAAACAAGTCCCACATGCTGACATTGAAAATCTTGGCAATCTGCTCCAAACGCGGAATATTCAATTGCGTTTCACCCCGCTCGATTTTGGCATAACCACCCGCCGACATTTCCAGCTTTTCCGCCATATCCTCTTGCGACCATTTATTCAACTCGCGCATCAGGCGGATTTTTTCGTGGGTTTCCATGATTAAACTTTCTGTCTTCAGTTGAATTTTAGCAGCAGGGCACATCGCACCCTGCCCTACTTGCCGATAAAGACTGTCTGAGACTTATTTCAGACGGCCTTCTTCTACCTTATTTACTCTTTCGGCGCTGGCGGTTCGATTTGTTCTTTCCAACCGCATTCTTTCTGCGGGCACACTTTTTCCACGCCCCAGCGTTTGGTGGTTTTGATGGTCAAAACCGGCCAATGGCAGTTCGGGCATTCTTCTGCAATCGGCGGATTCCAAGTGGCGTAGTTGCAGTCGGGGTAGGTGCTGCAACTGTAAAAAAGTTTGCCGTAGCGGGATTTGCGTTCAACCAGATGGCCTTTGCCGCATTGCGGGCAAACCACGCCGGTATCTTTGGGCTTTTCCAAGGGCTCGATGTGTTTGCACTTGGGGTAGTTGGCACAACCGATAAATTTGCTGCCGGTGCGGCTGTATTTATACACCAGGCCGCCGCCGCATTTGGGGCATTCGCGGCCGGCCAGCTCGGCTTGTTCGGCTTCGTCTTTGGCCTGGCGTTCGGCGGCTTCTTCGGCGGTTTCGTTGGCGTTGCGGGTGTAGCTGCATTCAGGGTAGCCGGCGCAGGCGATGAAGCGGCCGTTGCGGCCGAATTTGATTTGCAGTTTGTGGTTGCCGCATTTCGGGCAGATTTCGTCCAGCTCTTCGGTGGTAAATTTGGCGCGCTCGATGCCTTCTTTTTCTTTTACCTGTTTGTCGAAGCCTTTCCAAAATTGGCTCATCACGGGCACCCATTGGCGTTTGCCGCTGGCGATGTCGTCGAGCTGGTCTTCGAGTTTGGCGGTGAAGTGGTAATCGACATATTGGGCGAAGTGTTCGGTGAGGAATTTATTCACGATGTCGCCGGTGTCGGTGGGCATAAAGCGTTTTTGCTCAAGGGTAACGTATTCGCGGTCTTTGAGCGTGGAGATGATGCTGGCGTAGGTGGAGGGGCGGCCGATGCCGAATTCTTCCAATGCCTTTACCAGCGTGGCTTCGTTGAAGCGCGGCGGCGGGCTGGTGAAGTGTTGTTCGCCGTAAAGCGCATCAACAGGCAGGGTTTCGCCTTCTTTCATCTCGGGCAGTTTTTTGTTGTCTTCGCTTTCATCGCTGTCGTCGGTGCCTTCTTCATACACACTCAAAAAGCCGGCAAAGGTCTGCACTTGGCCGGTTACGCGGAATACGCCCTCGCCTACGGCGATATCGACGGTGGTTTGGTCGAATTTGGCCGGGGTCATCTGGCAGGCAACAGTGCGCTGCCAAATCATTTGATAAAGCTTGAATTGGTCGGCGCTCAGAAAGGGCTTCACGCTCTCGGGCGTGCGGTAAACCGAAGTCGGACGGATGGCTTCGTGGGCTTCTTGAGCATTTTTGGATTTGGTTTTGTATTGTTTGGCCGATGAGGGCAGATAATCTTTGCCGATTTTATTTTCAATGTAGTGGCGGATTTCGGTGAGGGCTTCATCGGAAAGGGTCACGCTGTCGGTACGCATATAGGTAATCAAACCGATGGCGCCTTGGCCGACATCCATGCCTTCATAAAGTTGCTGGGCGGTGCGCATGGTGCGGTCGGTGGTCATGCCGAGTTTGCGCACGGCATCTTGCTGCATGGTGGAGGTGGTAAACGGTGCGGCGGGGTTGCGGCTGCGTTTTTTCTTTTCGATGGCGGCCACTTGCGCCTCTTTGCCCTCAAGCGCTTTCAACGCATCGGCTTGGGCGGCTTCGTCGGGCAGGGCGAATTGTTCGAGTTTGTCGCCTTTATATTGCACCAGTTTGGCGCTGAATTTGCTGCGGCCTTTGTGGCTGTCGAGATGCACCGTCCAATATTCTTGGGTTTCAAAGGCGCGGATTTCGTTTTCACGCTCGCAAATCAGGCGCAGGGCGGGGCTTTGTACGCGGCCGGCGCTCAAGCCGCGGCGGATTTTTTTCCACAACAGCGGCGAGAGGTTGAAGCCGACCAGATAATCCAATGCGCGGCGCGCCTGCTGGGCGTCTACCAGATTCACTTCCAATTCGCGCGGGTGGGCAATGGCGTCGAGCACAGCGTTTTTGGTGATTTCGTGAAATACGACCCGCTGCGGTTTGAGGTTTTTCAGGCCGCGTTTGGATTTGAGGATTTCCTGCAAGTGCCATGAAATGGCCTCGCCTTCTCTATCCGGGTCGGTGGCGAGATACAGGTTTTCTGCCTCCTTGGCCGCAGCCACGATGGCATCGACGTGTTTGCTGTTGCGGGCAACCAGCTGGTATTTCATGGCGAAATCGTTTTCCGGATCGACTGCGCCGTTTTTCGGCACCAAATCACGCACGTGACCGTAGGAAGCGAGGATTTCAAATTCGCTGCCGAGGTATTTTTTCAGTGTTTTGGCTTTGGAGGGTGATTCTACAATCAACAGGTTTTTTGCCATTTTTTTCTCTATAAATGTATGGGTGTATTGCGTTTCAGACGGCCTGAAGATAAATATGGCCGTCTGAAAAACGGTATGTTGCTGCTGCCCTGCCCGCTTGCAATATAGCGGCATGAAGAAAACAGTGGGCCAAGGCAGCAAGGCCTTAGCGCTTTTTGATTCATTTCACGATAGCTTCGGCAAACGGCTTTCTGTATTAATGCATCACGGCTTTGCCGTGCAGCGCCATCATCAGCTCATCGCCGATCAGCACCGGCAATTCTGACTTATGCGCCCACAACACCAGCAAAGTGAGCACTTTGGCCATGTCTACGCTGATTTCTTCAGACGGCATGTGCAACAGCGCATGCACCACAAATTCACGCTGCTCGCCGTTGACGGCGCCGGCTTTTTCCAAAAAATGCAGCAGGCCCAACACTTCTTGCGGCAGCGCATCCAGCTCTTCCGGGCCGTAAATCCGCATCGCATCGGCACGGTATTGGGGTGCGGCCATACCCGGCCCTTCGCGCAATACGTCGAGCAGCATCAAGGCGTTGCCGATATCCACATCGTCAAAACCGACATCTTCGAGAATCTGCCCCAAATCATCTGACGGCGGACAGGCATCGAAGTCTTGGAAGTGTTCAATTAAAAAGGCGATGACTTCTGCCATTTCTGCCATGGTGTTTCCTTAATTTTTCTTAAATACGTTGATAGCGACCGCCGGGCATGGCTGCAACAGCCCCCTCGAGCTCAAGCTCCAGCAGTCGGGCATAAACATCGGCGGCGCTCAGTTGCAGCTGCTGTGCCAAACTGTCGGGATGTATCGGGTCATAACCCATTGCTTCCAGCAGCGGCGCATCTTTCGGCACCGGCGGCGCAGCCGATTGCTTGACCTGCTCAGAAGGTTTATCGAAAGATTTTCTGCCGGCCGGGGCTTCTTTATATATAGCATATGATGACATGGGTTGCTTTTGCAACAGTTGCGGGCACTCTTGCACAATATCATCCAAACATTCCACCAGTTTTGCACCTTCTTTAATCAATTTGTGACAGCCTTTGCTGTGCGGATTATCAATCGAGCCGGGCACCGCCATCACTTCGCGCCCCATTTCGGCAGCCAGCCGGGCAGTAATCAGCGAACCGGATTCGGGCGCGGCTTCCACCACCAGCGTGGCTTGTGCCAATGCGGCGATGATACGGTTGCGGCGTGGAAAATTACCGGCCAGCGGGCGGGTGCCGAGTGGAAACTCGCTCACAATCAGGCCCTGTTCGGCGATTTGATAAGCCAAGGGTTTGTTACCGGGCGGATAAATGCGGTCGATACCGGTGCCCCACACCGCGATGGTGCCGCCACCGGCCTGCAAAGCGCCTTGATGGGCGGCGGTATCGATGCCCGCCGCCATGCCCGACACCACGGCAATGCCGCGCCCGCCCATGGCTTCGCCGAAATCTTTGGCAATCCGCATGGCTTGCGGGGTGGCATGGCGGCTGCCGACCACGGCCACCGAAGCTTGGTGCAGCAAATCGGCATTCCCACGCAAAAACAACAACGGCGGCGGCGTCATCCCCTCGGTCAACATCACCGGAAAATCATCGTCACACAGCAACATCACCCGGCAACCGTCTTGCGCCGCCCAAACCATGGCTGCTTCGGCGGCCGCAACCGCTTGACGGTTATCGCCCGCCCATGCGGCCAAAGCCTGTTTGTGGTGCAAACATTCGCGCACTGCATCGGGCGGTGCGGCCAATGCGGCTTGCGGGCTGCCGAAACGCTGCAACAGCAATAAAAAACTTTCTGCGCCCACATAAGGTGTCAGCGCCAATTGTATCCAGGCAAAACGTTGGTCATCATTCATGACGGATTCCCCTTCAATAACTTTCATACTCATTCATAAAAATCATCTAACACCGTTGACCCGTCTCGCCGCCGGTGCCGCCTTATTAGCTGGCTTTTATGGGTGGGTTTCAGACGGCCTCAAACCGCGGCATCACTCCACAACGCCTTATGACATTTATTTATGGCATATTTTAACTGCGCGCGCAAATACTTGCCGATCCTATAGCACCGTTTGCTCCATCAAGAAAAGCACACATTGCTGTGTGCTTTCTTTCAGACGGCCTCAATCAATACAGATTGATATTGCTGCGGAAATTATATTCGTTGTTTTCGGTATCGTGCGGCTCTTGCGGCGCATTTTTCACATGCGGTACATCATCGGCCATATTATCCAAATCACGCCCCGGCTCCGAAGCCACATCGCCGATATTGATGTTGGTCAGGCTTTCCAGAATAATGGCCGAAGCCAGATGCTCACTGGTGCGGTATACCATCGCCAAGCCTGCTTCTTCGGCCGGAATCGATACGTATTTCACCACGCTGCGGCGGCCTTTGGCGCCTTCTTCCAAATCCACACGGGTTTGGCGGCTGCGTTTATACAGGCTCAACACCGTGCCTTTATCCAAACCGTCGGCCTCGCCTTTGTTGAGCGTGATGGTTTGAAACTGCCCCGCTTCACTCACACCGTCGAAAATCGACACCACTTTGGCGTTAACACGCACCGCCGGCGCATGGGGCATCATTTGGAAACTGTCGCCCTCATCGGTCATTTTCAGCAGAAAATCGCCTTTGCGGATTTCCGACACCGCCTCTTCCACCACCATCGGCCGGGCGGTTTGGGTGGGGATTTTTACCAGCGGGTGCAGGCGGGTGTAGTATTCGCCTTCCGGCAGATAGCGGGCATCGTTTTCACTGCGCGCATCCAGTGCGCTGTTGGTATAGGGCAAAGTGCTTACCACCCCGCTGAATACCACTTCCTGCCCCAAATATTTATTAGTGTCGGGGTCGAGAATATCTTTGCGGGCACGATACACCAGATAGCGGCCCGGCTCGGTGATGTTGTAGGCATAAACGCGGTCGCCCCTGCTGTAGAGCATGCGGCTGTCGGGGCCTTCAATCAGGCGCGGCGCATCTTGGGTCTGCATTTGTGCAATCACCTGCGGATGCTGCATAAACATGCGGTAAAAATTCATGTTGAGCGTTTGGATGCCATAACCCGACGACATTTCACGCACACGCGGCGTCAGCTTCACCACCGGAATGCCGTCGCGATATGAGGCGGCGCCGTCAAACGCCAAGCGCGGCCGGCCGTTCACATAATGCAGCACCAGCACCTGGCCCGGATAAATCAAATGCGGATTGCGCACGGCGCTGCGGTTGGCGCCCCACAAACGGCTCCATTGCCACGGGCTGTAAAGATATTTGCCCGAAATACTCCACAAAGTATCGCCCGGCTTCACCGTATAACGGGCTGGCGCATCGGCGCGCAGCTTCAGCCCGGCAGCAGATGCTTGGGCGGAAATTGCCAAGCCAACAGCACAAAGCAAGGTTATAATACGTTTTTGCATGACATGTTCCCCTTGAAAACGATCCAGACTGTCATCATTAAAATAAAATAAAACCGACAAAAAAACAGGCAGCTGTGTCTGCCGAAAACTAACGCATCATTTTACCACCGAATGTTGTTGGCATCATAGCGCTAAAACCGCGCACCTCATCAATGAGATTATTATTATGGCATTACTGAATATTTTAAAATACCCCGACGAGCGCCTGCACACCGTTGCCGCGCCCGTTGCCGAAATCGATGGCCGCATCAAAACCCTGGTGGCCGACATGTTTGAAACCATGTATGCCTCACACGGCATCGGCCTGGCCGCCACACAGGTAGACGTGCACGAGCGCGTGGTGGTGATGGATCTCACCG of the Uruburuella testudinis genome contains:
- the dprA gene encoding DNA-processing protein DprA; amino-acid sequence: MNDDQRFAWIQLALTPYVGAESFLLLLQRFGSPQAALAAPPDAVRECLHHKQALAAWAGDNRQAVAAAEAAMVWAAQDGCRVMLLCDDDFPVMLTEGMTPPPLLFLRGNADLLHQASVAVVGSRHATPQAMRIAKDFGEAMGGRGIAVVSGMAAGIDTAAHQGALQAGGGTIAVWGTGIDRIYPPGNKPLAYQIAEQGLIVSEFPLGTRPLAGNFPRRNRIIAALAQATLVVEAAPESGSLITARLAAEMGREVMAVPGSIDNPHSKGCHKLIKEGAKLVECLDDIVQECPQLLQKQPMSSYAIYKEAPAGRKSFDKPSEQVKQSAAPPVPKDAPLLEAMGYDPIHPDSLAQQLQLSAADVYARLLELELEGAVAAMPGGRYQRI
- a CDS encoding YfhL family 4Fe-4S dicluster ferredoxin translates to MSLFITDECINCDVCEPECPNDAIYQGEEIYEINPNLCTQCVGHYDEPQCQQVCPVDCILIDEEHPESEADLQAKYERIIAEK
- a CDS encoding helix-turn-helix domain-containing protein, yielding METHEKIRLMRELNKWSQEDMAEKLEMSAGGYAKIERGETQLNIPRLEQIAKIFNVSMWDLFHAGKGGLVLQINEGDESGGDISYLIGDNSAEIKVLKLQLAHYQELLAQKDKEIELLRKMAGMDN
- a CDS encoding DUF494 family protein translates to MAEVIAFLIEHFQDFDACPPSDDLGQILEDVGFDDVDIGNALMLLDVLREGPGMAAPQYRADAMRIYGPEELDALPQEVLGLLHFLEKAGAVNGEQREFVVHALLHMPSEEISVDMAKVLTLLVLWAHKSELPVLIGDELMMALHGKAVMH
- a CDS encoding LysM peptidoglycan-binding domain-containing protein, translated to MQKRIITLLCAVGLAISAQASAAGLKLRADAPARYTVKPGDTLWSISGKYLYSPWQWSRLWGANRSAVRNPHLIYPGQVLVLHYVNGRPRLAFDGAASYRDGIPVVKLTPRVREMSSGYGIQTLNMNFYRMFMQHPQVIAQMQTQDAPRLIEGPDSRMLYSRGDRVYAYNITEPGRYLVYRARKDILDPDTNKYLGQEVVFSGVVSTLPYTNSALDARSENDARYLPEGEYYTRLHPLVKIPTQTARPMVVEEAVSEIRKGDFLLKMTDEGDSFQMMPHAPAVRVNAKVVSIFDGVSEAGQFQTITLNKGEADGLDKGTVLSLYKRSRQTRVDLEEGAKGRRSVVKYVSIPAEEAGLAMVYRTSEHLASAIILESLTNINIGDVASEPGRDLDNMADDVPHVKNAPQEPHDTENNEYNFRSNINLY
- the tuf gene encoding elongation factor Tu, which gives rise to MAKEKFERSKPHVNVGTIGHVDHGKTTLTAALTTILSKKFGGAAKAYDQIDNAPEEKARGITINTSHVEYETETRHYAHVDCPGHADYVKNMITGAAQMDGAILVCSAADGPMPQTREHILLARQVGVPYILVFMNKCDMVDDEELLELVEMEIRDLLSSYDFPGDDCPIIKGSALKALEGDTSDIGEPAIFALADALDSYIPTPERAVDKPFLLPIEDVFSISGRGTVVTGRVERGIIHVGDEIEIVGLKDTQKTTCTGVEMFRKLLDEGQAGDNVGVLLRGTKREEVERGQVLAKPGTITPHTKFKAEVYVLSKEEGGRHTPFFANYRPQFYFRTTDVTGAVTLGEGVEMVMPGENVAITVELIAPIAMEEGLRFAIREGGRTVGAGVVSSVIA
- the rsmD gene encoding 16S rRNA (guanine(966)-N(2))-methyltransferase RsmD, coding for MKSSKYSNQVRIVGGTHRGRKLAFADAEGLRPTPDRVREQVFNWLGQDLTGKSVLDLFSGSGALGLEAASRRAAKVVMVESNRQTARILQQARQTLALPQVEIVVSDGLLYLQQTQQQFDVVFLDPPFAWQQWPQLFDLLQGRLKNGAMVYIEAGRLPEMPSWLTAHRQGKAGISRFELRLYVQVAE
- the topA gene encoding type I DNA topoisomerase codes for the protein MAKNLLIVESPSKAKTLKKYLGSEFEILASYGHVRDLVPKNGAVDPENDFAMKYQLVARNSKHVDAIVAAAKEAENLYLATDPDREGEAISWHLQEILKSKRGLKNLKPQRVVFHEITKNAVLDAIAHPRELEVNLVDAQQARRALDYLVGFNLSPLLWKKIRRGLSAGRVQSPALRLICERENEIRAFETQEYWTVHLDSHKGRSKFSAKLVQYKGDKLEQFALPDEAAQADALKALEGKEAQVAAIEKKKRSRNPAAPFTTSTMQQDAVRKLGMTTDRTMRTAQQLYEGMDVGQGAIGLITYMRTDSVTLSDEALTEIRHYIENKIGKDYLPSSAKQYKTKSKNAQEAHEAIRPTSVYRTPESVKPFLSADQFKLYQMIWQRTVACQMTPAKFDQTTVDIAVGEGVFRVTGQVQTFAGFLSVYEEGTDDSDESEDNKKLPEMKEGETLPVDALYGEQHFTSPPPRFNEATLVKALEEFGIGRPSTYASIISTLKDREYVTLEQKRFMPTDTGDIVNKFLTEHFAQYVDYHFTAKLEDQLDDIASGKRQWVPVMSQFWKGFDKQVKEKEGIERAKFTTEELDEICPKCGNHKLQIKFGRNGRFIACAGYPECSYTRNANETAEEAAERQAKDEAEQAELAGRECPKCGGGLVYKYSRTGSKFIGCANYPKCKHIEPLEKPKDTGVVCPQCGKGHLVERKSRYGKLFYSCSTYPDCNYATWNPPIAEECPNCHWPVLTIKTTKRWGVEKVCPQKECGWKEQIEPPAPKE